Proteins encoded within one genomic window of Bos indicus isolate NIAB-ARS_2022 breed Sahiwal x Tharparkar chromosome 23, NIAB-ARS_B.indTharparkar_mat_pri_1.0, whole genome shotgun sequence:
- the RPP21 gene encoding ribonuclease P protein subunit p21 isoform X4, which produces MAPGTTIPRRSCADAGGVAILGAGPVDGRVWRARAARMAGPVKDREAFQRLNFLYQAAHCVLAQDPENQALARFYCHTERTIAKRLVLRRDPSVKRTLCRGCSSLLIPGLTCTQRQRRCKGQRWTVQTCLTCQRSQRFLNDPRHVLWGDRPEAQLGNQAVPPFRKIPVTTWP; this is translated from the exons ATGGCTCCCGGAACCACAATTCCCAGGAGGTCTTGCGCGGACGCCGGGGGCGTGGCTatcctgggggcggggcctgtgGACGGTCGCGTGTGGAGAGCTCGCGCAGCGCGGATGGCGGGGCCGGTGAAGGACCGCGAGGCCTTCCAGAGGCTCAACTTCTTGTACCAG GCCGCCCACTGCGTCCTCGCTCAGGATCCAGAGAACCAGGCGCTAGCGAGATTTTACTGCCACACGGAGAGGACCATAGCGAAGCGGCTTGTATTACGGCG GGACCCCTCGGTGAAGCGAACTCTCTGCCGTGGCTGCTCTTCCCTCCTCATCCCGGGTCTGACCTGCACCCAGCGCCAGAGAC GCTGCAAGGGTCAGCGCTGGACTGTACAGACCTGCCTGACATGCCAGCGCAGCCAACGGTTCCTCAACGACCCGAGGCATGTGCTCTGGGGAGACCGGCCCGAGGCCCAGCTGGGGAACCAGGCAG TCCCAccattcaggaagatcccagttACCACTTGGCCTTGA
- the RPP21 gene encoding ribonuclease P protein subunit p21 isoform X2, which translates to MAPGTTIPRRSCADAGGVAILGAGPVDGRVWRARAARMAGPVKDREAFQRLNFLYQAAHCVLAQDPENQALARFYCHTERTIAKRLVLRRDPSVKRTLCRGCSSLLIPGLTCTQRQRRCKGQRWTVQTCLTCQRSQRFLNDPRHVLWGDRPEAQLGNQAALELSSCGMQGSVVAPRRGFFVALGILVP; encoded by the exons ATGGCTCCCGGAACCACAATTCCCAGGAGGTCTTGCGCGGACGCCGGGGGCGTGGCTatcctgggggcggggcctgtgGACGGTCGCGTGTGGAGAGCTCGCGCAGCGCGGATGGCGGGGCCGGTGAAGGACCGCGAGGCCTTCCAGAGGCTCAACTTCTTGTACCAG GCCGCCCACTGCGTCCTCGCTCAGGATCCAGAGAACCAGGCGCTAGCGAGATTTTACTGCCACACGGAGAGGACCATAGCGAAGCGGCTTGTATTACGGCG GGACCCCTCGGTGAAGCGAACTCTCTGCCGTGGCTGCTCTTCCCTCCTCATCCCGGGTCTGACCTGCACCCAGCGCCAGAGAC GCTGCAAGGGTCAGCGCTGGACTGTACAGACCTGCCTGACATGCCAGCGCAGCCAACGGTTCCTCAACGACCCGAGGCATGTGCTCTGGGGAGACCGGCCCGAGGCCCAGCTGGGGAACCAGGCAG CACTTgaactctctagctgtggcatgcaaggctcagtagttgcaccCAGGCGTGGTTTCTtcgtggcacttgggatcttagttccctga
- the TRIM39 gene encoding E3 ubiquitin-protein ligase TRIM39 — MAETSLLEAGASAASTAAALENLQVEASCSVCLEYLKEPVIIECGHNFCKACITRWWEDLERDFPCPVCRKTSRYRSLRPNRQLGSMVEIAKQLQAVKRKIRDESLCPQHHEALSLFCYEDQEAVCLICAISHTHRAHTVVPLDDATQEYKEKLQKCLEPLEQKLQEISRCKSAEEKKPGELKRLVESRRQQILKEFEELHRRLDEEQQVLLSRLEEEEQDILQRLRENAAHLGDKRRDLAHLAAEVEGKCLQSGFEMLKDVKSTLEKCEKVKTMEVTSVSIELEKNFSNFPRQYFALRKILKQLIADVTLDPETAHPNLVLSEDRKSVKFVETRLRDLPDTPRRFTFYPCVLATEGFTSGRHYWEVEVGDKTHWAVGVCRDSVSRKGELTPLPETGYWRVRLWNGDKYAATTTPFTPLHIKVKPKRVGIFLDYEAGTLSFYNVTDRSHIYTFTDTFTEKLWPLFYPGIRAGRKNAAPLTIRPPTDWE; from the exons ATGGCAGAGACAAGTCTCTTAGAGGCCGGGGCCTCTGCAGCCTCCACAGCTGCAGCTCTGGAGAACCTACAGGTGGAGGCAAGTTGCTCTGTGTGCCTGGAGTATCTCAAGGAGCCTGTCATCATTGAGTGTGGGCACAACTTCTGCAAAGCTTGCATCACTCGCTGGTGGGAGGACCtagagagggacttcccttgtcCTGTATGTCGAAAGACGTCCCGCTACCGCAGTCTCCGGCCTAATCGACAGCTGGGCAGTATGGTGGAAATTGCTAAGCAGCTGCAGGCCGTCAAGCGAAAGATCCGAGATGAGAGCCTCTGCCCCCAGCACCATGAGGCCCTCAGCCTCTTCTGCTATGAGGACCAGGAGGCTGTGTGTTTGATATGTGCAATTTCCCACACCCACCGGGCCCATACCGTCGTGCCACTGGACGATGCCACACAGGAGTATAAG GAAAAACTGCAGAAGTGCCTGGAGCCCCTggagcagaagctgcaggagatcAGCCGCTGTAAGTCCGCTGAGGAGAAGAAGCCTGGCGAACTCAAG AGACTGGTGGAAAGTCGCCGACAGCAGATCCTAAAGGAATTTGAAGAGCTTCACCGACGGCTGGATGAAGAGCAGCAGGTGTTACTTTCacggctggaggaggaggaacaggacATTCTACAGCGCCTCCGAGAAAATGCTGCTCACCTTGGAGACAAGCGCCGGGACCTCGCCCACTTGGCTGCTGAGGTGGAGGGCAAGTGCTTACAGTCGGGCTTCGAGATGCTTAAG GATGTCAAAAGTACCCTGGAAAA ATGTGAGAAGGTGAAGACCATGGAGGTGACTTCAGTATCCATAGAGCTGGAAAAGAACTTCAGCAATTTCCCCCGACAGTACTTTGCACTAAGGAAAATCCTTAAACAGCTAATTG CGGATGTGACCCTGGACCCTGAAACTGCTCATCCTAATCTAGTCCTGTCGGAAGATCGTAAGAGCGTCAAGTTCGTGGAGACAAGACTCCGGGATCTCCCTGATACACCACGGCGTTTCACCTTCTACCCTTGCGTCCTGGCTACTGAGGGTTTCACCTCGGGTCGACACTactgggaggtggaggtgggcgACAAGACCCACTGGGCAGTGGGCGTGTGCCGGGACTCCGTGAGCCGAAAGGGTGAACTGACCCCGCTTCCTGAGACTGGCTACTGGCGGGTGCGGCTATGGAACGGGGACAAGTACGCAGCCACCACCACGCCTTTTACCCCTTTGCACATCAAGGTGAAACCCAAGCGGGTGGGCATATTCCTAGACTATGAGGCCGGCACACTGTCTTTTTACAACGTCACAGACCGCTCTCATATCTACACCTTCACTGATACTTTTACTGAGAAACTTTGGCCCCTCTTCTATCCAGGCATCCGGGCGGGTCGGAAGAATGCTGCACCACTCACCATCAGGCCCCCAACAGATTGGGAGTGA
- the RPP21 gene encoding ribonuclease P protein subunit p21 isoform X1 — MAGPVKDREAFQRLNFLYQAAHCVLAQDPENQALARFYCHTERTIAKRLVLRRDPSVKRTLCRGCSSLLIPGLTCTQRQRRCKGQRWTVQTCLTCQRSQRFLNDPRHVLWGDRPEAQLGNQADPKPPQPLPNTAHPIPAQLPKEKVQPQSSSHP, encoded by the exons ATGGCGGGGCCGGTGAAGGACCGCGAGGCCTTCCAGAGGCTCAACTTCTTGTACCAG GCCGCCCACTGCGTCCTCGCTCAGGATCCAGAGAACCAGGCGCTAGCGAGATTTTACTGCCACACGGAGAGGACCATAGCGAAGCGGCTTGTATTACGGCG GGACCCCTCGGTGAAGCGAACTCTCTGCCGTGGCTGCTCTTCCCTCCTCATCCCGGGTCTGACCTGCACCCAGCGCCAGAGAC GCTGCAAGGGTCAGCGCTGGACTGTACAGACCTGCCTGACATGCCAGCGCAGCCAACGGTTCCTCAACGACCCGAGGCATGTGCTCTGGGGAGACCGGCCCGAGGCCCAGCTGGGGAACCAGGCAG ATCCCAAACCACCACAGCCCTTGCCAAACACAGCCCACCCCATTCCAGCCCAGCTTCCTAAGGAGAAAGTGCAGCCTCAGAGCTCCAGTCACCCGTGA
- the RPP21 gene encoding ribonuclease P protein subunit p21 isoform X3: MAGPVKDREAFQRLNFLYQDPENQALARFYCHTERTIAKRLVLRRDPSVKRTLCRGCSSLLIPGLTCTQRQRRCKGQRWTVQTCLTCQRSQRFLNDPRHVLWGDRPEAQLGNQADPKPPQPLPNTAHPIPAQLPKEKVQPQSSSHP, from the exons ATGGCGGGGCCGGTGAAGGACCGCGAGGCCTTCCAGAGGCTCAACTTCTTGTACCAG GATCCAGAGAACCAGGCGCTAGCGAGATTTTACTGCCACACGGAGAGGACCATAGCGAAGCGGCTTGTATTACGGCG GGACCCCTCGGTGAAGCGAACTCTCTGCCGTGGCTGCTCTTCCCTCCTCATCCCGGGTCTGACCTGCACCCAGCGCCAGAGAC GCTGCAAGGGTCAGCGCTGGACTGTACAGACCTGCCTGACATGCCAGCGCAGCCAACGGTTCCTCAACGACCCGAGGCATGTGCTCTGGGGAGACCGGCCCGAGGCCCAGCTGGGGAACCAGGCAG ATCCCAAACCACCACAGCCCTTGCCAAACACAGCCCACCCCATTCCAGCCCAGCTTCCTAAGGAGAAAGTGCAGCCTCAGAGCTCCAGTCACCCGTGA